A single Ignavibacteriales bacterium DNA region contains:
- a CDS encoding TonB-dependent receptor, with translation MKIRLPENKFGNRRFLRVFGLIYVLLLLNSANLYAQSVAGTVKDRSSGDALYGVNILAYRAPSVSGASLLGTATDMRGRFEITFHEAGVYYLKVSYIGYKTMIDSVVIPARGSVTKDIQLTADDVMLDQVLVQSKRDTSRQAGFVAIPVEALNTIPTFGGERNLFGAIVMLPGVAVSSELSNGLYIRGSSPDQLLVLVDNVILYNPFHLGGFASAFNTDAVEDIQLIKGAFPAKYGGRLSGVLDVKLKENLPGQFKGLLALGTITSRAAVEGYIIPELNYIISYRTFYLDKIFDLLIPETTLPFYHFNDLNAKVNLRASAKDRVRLSGYFGSDNLFTKGNKSDASFDINWENSMLSASWLHLSGEKKFTEVTATYSGYSFSSLLKNNTPDAFKSDYYSSVTISDFGLKVDGQYFSDEKHTLKNGLEVIQHSFTLGYNNYYDSKSAGDERLQTNFIAPEVSGYLQDEFQVHARLFLNSGLRFYYLPKSDFMSAEPRVSLVFALTDKFFIKAAAAQTNQFVHLLVRNDVALPTDIWFPSGKKIQPSKANQGVLGFEYEFAEKEYLLTGEIYYKGMRDIYDYADTASFSPESPLEDQLSAGTGKAYGAELFFNKRTGDFTGWVGFTLAKTERNFEKVNAGRPFPPRYDIRLDLSVVASYKLTKNIELGATWTLKTGQAITMPTGIYYFPGVFSANSDRDQIFLNYSGLNNYRMPSFHKLDMSINYSTEWLGKKTKLNFSVYNVYNHSNPFARYLSFPAGAYGDPELRQFTLFPVFPSFSILTEF, from the coding sequence ATGAAAATTAGATTACCTGAGAATAAATTCGGTAACCGCAGGTTTTTACGGGTTTTTGGGCTTATTTATGTACTTTTGCTTCTTAATTCTGCTAATCTGTATGCCCAGTCAGTCGCAGGCACAGTGAAGGACAGAAGCAGCGGTGATGCTCTTTATGGAGTTAATATACTTGCTTACAGGGCCCCATCTGTTTCGGGTGCATCCCTGCTCGGTACTGCAACTGACATGCGCGGAAGATTCGAAATTACCTTCCACGAGGCCGGAGTTTATTACCTGAAAGTCAGTTATATCGGCTATAAAACGATGATTGATTCGGTAGTAATTCCAGCAAGAGGAAGTGTAACAAAGGATATACAGCTTACTGCTGATGATGTAATGCTTGATCAGGTGCTGGTTCAGTCCAAGCGGGATACCTCGCGCCAGGCAGGATTTGTGGCAATACCTGTTGAAGCACTTAATACAATACCAACATTCGGGGGTGAAAGAAACCTGTTCGGTGCTATTGTTATGCTGCCGGGGGTCGCCGTCTCATCTGAGCTTTCAAACGGATTGTATATACGTGGAAGTTCGCCGGATCAGCTGCTCGTGCTTGTGGATAATGTAATCCTCTATAATCCATTCCATCTCGGTGGCTTTGCTTCTGCATTTAACACTGATGCTGTTGAGGATATTCAGTTAATCAAAGGGGCTTTTCCTGCTAAATACGGCGGCCGGCTCTCAGGAGTGCTTGATGTTAAACTGAAGGAAAATCTGCCGGGACAGTTTAAAGGTCTGCTTGCTCTGGGAACCATTACCTCACGCGCAGCCGTTGAGGGATATATTATACCTGAATTGAATTATATCATTTCATACCGCACTTTCTATCTTGATAAGATTTTTGATCTGCTTATTCCGGAAACTACTCTCCCGTTTTATCATTTTAATGATTTGAACGCAAAAGTAAATCTGCGTGCTTCAGCAAAAGACCGGGTGCGTCTGAGCGGATATTTTGGCAGTGACAATCTTTTTACCAAAGGGAATAAGTCAGACGCCTCGTTTGACATAAACTGGGAGAATTCGATGCTGAGTGCTTCATGGCTGCATCTGAGCGGTGAGAAAAAATTCACCGAAGTTACGGCCACATATTCCGGTTATAGTTTTTCATCTCTCTTAAAAAATAATACTCCTGATGCATTCAAGAGTGATTATTATTCTTCTGTTACCATCTCTGATTTTGGACTAAAGGTGGACGGCCAGTATTTCAGCGATGAAAAACACACACTGAAAAATGGTCTTGAGGTTATTCAGCATAGTTTTACGCTTGGTTATAATAATTATTATGACAGTAAATCTGCCGGAGATGAACGGCTGCAGACTAATTTTATTGCTCCTGAAGTATCAGGATATCTGCAGGATGAATTTCAGGTGCATGCAAGACTCTTTTTAAACAGCGGACTCAGATTTTATTACCTGCCTAAATCAGATTTTATGTCAGCAGAGCCGCGTGTTTCTCTGGTGTTTGCTCTGACAGATAAGTTTTTTATAAAAGCAGCAGCAGCACAGACCAATCAGTTCGTTCATCTTCTGGTGAGGAATGATGTTGCGCTTCCGACTGATATATGGTTCCCTTCGGGTAAAAAGATACAACCCTCGAAAGCTAATCAGGGAGTACTTGGATTTGAGTATGAGTTTGCGGAAAAAGAATATCTGCTTACCGGAGAAATCTATTACAAGGGGATGAGAGATATATATGATTATGCTGATACAGCGAGCTTTTCTCCGGAGTCACCCCTTGAAGATCAGTTATCTGCGGGTACGGGAAAAGCATACGGAGCGGAGCTGTTCTTTAATAAACGCACCGGAGACTTTACCGGCTGGGTGGGATTCACACTGGCTAAGACCGAAAGAAATTTTGAAAAAGTGAATGCAGGCAGGCCGTTTCCTCCACGATATGATATACGGTTAGATCTTTCCGTTGTTGCTTCATATAAGCTGACTAAGAATATTGAGCTTGGAGCAACCTGGACTCTTAAAACAGGGCAGGCAATTACGATGCCGACTGGTATATATTATTTCCCCGGCGTATTCTCAGCAAATTCTGACCGTGATCAGATTTTTCTTAATTACTCAGGACTGAATAATTACCGTATGCCGTCTTTCCATAAACTTGATATGAGCATAAATTATTCAACTGAATGGCTGGGGAAGAAAACAAAACTGAATTTTAGTGTTTATAATGTCTATAACCACTCTAATCCGTTTGCGAGGTATCTCAGTTTTCCTGCCGGGGCTTATGGCGACCCGGAGTTACGGCAGTTTACTCTTTTTCCGGTATTTCCAAGTTTTAGCATCCTGACGGAGTTTTAA
- a CDS encoding endonuclease III, with product MQKRILKTDSLLIDFYGIPEQNKKPQPALDVLIGTVLSQNTNDKNSYKAFINLKEKYQTWREVKELPLKKLEKEIKIAGLAQQKAKAIKSILEFADKRGEYSMEFVKEMDQREAIELLTSFDGVGVKTASCVLLFSLKRNVCPVDTHVNRTLNRIGIAESSNPEKTFWYLYDILPEGIAHRFHTNLIRLGREFCIPTNPSCMICPVKKVCKYEGKNPAKDVKRRFNDFLLLDNLH from the coding sequence ATTCAGAAGAGAATCCTTAAAACGGATTCTCTTCTGATTGATTTTTATGGAATTCCAGAACAAAATAAAAAACCTCAGCCGGCCCTTGATGTGCTTATCGGTACGGTTCTCTCCCAGAATACCAATGATAAGAATTCTTATAAAGCATTCATTAATCTTAAAGAAAAATATCAGACCTGGCGCGAGGTAAAAGAACTGCCTTTAAAAAAACTTGAAAAAGAGATTAAGATTGCAGGGCTTGCTCAACAGAAAGCAAAAGCGATAAAGAGCATTCTTGAATTTGCTGACAAAAGGGGAGAATACTCCATGGAGTTTGTAAAGGAGATGGATCAGAGAGAGGCAATTGAATTGCTGACTTCTTTTGACGGTGTTGGTGTTAAGACTGCTTCATGTGTACTCCTTTTTTCTCTCAAGCGTAATGTCTGTCCTGTTGATACACATGTTAACAGAACACTGAACAGAATCGGGATTGCAGAATCATCTAATCCTGAGAAAACATTCTGGTATTTATATGATATACTGCCTGAGGGTATTGCTCACAGGTTTCACACAAATCTGATCCGGCTCGGGCGGGAATTCTGCATTCCGACGAATCCTTCATGTATGATATGTCCCGTTAAAAAAGTTTGCAAGTACGAAGGCAAAAATCCGGCAAAAGATGTAAAGCGCCGGTTTAACGATTTTCTTTTATTAGATAATCTGCATTAG
- the glmM gene encoding phosphoglucosamine mutase produces the protein MPTLMVSISGIRGLIGDGLEPEVIVKYTSAYAEFIGSGTVVVGRDSRISGEMVRSIVCGTLTAKGINVIDIAVCPTPTVQYTVKTLNAQGGIAISASHNPNEWNALKLLNSTGQFMTPDENVKLQEIISNFHPVYKTWDKLGTYSLYKEGLERHKKDVLALPILNLEAIRKRNFKVLLDCVNGAGYTVIPQLLRDLGCTVIERNCESTGIFPRLPEPLPENLVDTMKAVKENNVDLGVVVDPDVDRLVLITEKGEPFIEENTIAHITRLVLSKTPGSAVVNLSTTRAVDDIAASLGSKVHRSAVGEANVVKKMQETGAVIGGEGSGGVIYPALHYGRDALVGVALTLQHLLEFGGTLSELKASLPQYYIAKKKIETGSKDPGKLLAILEKRYASEKINTEDGLRIDFTDHWVHFRKSNTEPIIRVITEAGTQQKAEEYIDKYFTELNSL, from the coding sequence ATGCCAACACTTATGGTAAGCATCTCCGGAATACGCGGACTCATCGGCGACGGACTTGAACCTGAAGTTATTGTTAAATATACATCCGCTTACGCTGAGTTCATCGGGAGCGGTACGGTTGTGGTAGGCCGTGACTCCCGCATCTCAGGCGAAATGGTGCGTTCCATTGTCTGCGGTACGCTCACTGCCAAAGGTATCAATGTTATTGATATCGCCGTGTGCCCTACTCCCACAGTGCAATACACGGTAAAGACTCTTAACGCCCAGGGGGGCATTGCAATTTCGGCAAGCCATAATCCAAATGAGTGGAATGCTCTTAAGCTGCTCAACTCAACCGGACAGTTCATGACTCCGGATGAAAATGTAAAACTGCAGGAAATCATCAGCAATTTTCATCCCGTGTATAAAACCTGGGATAAACTCGGCACCTACTCCTTATATAAAGAAGGGCTTGAGCGCCATAAAAAAGATGTTCTTGCACTCCCTATTCTTAATCTTGAAGCAATCCGCAAGAGAAACTTCAAAGTGCTGCTTGACTGCGTCAACGGTGCCGGATATACCGTTATCCCCCAGCTCCTGCGGGATCTTGGATGCACCGTAATTGAAAGAAACTGCGAATCAACAGGTATCTTCCCACGCCTTCCGGAGCCGCTGCCGGAAAATCTGGTTGACACCATGAAAGCTGTTAAAGAAAATAATGTTGATCTCGGAGTAGTGGTTGACCCCGATGTTGACCGTCTTGTTCTGATAACTGAAAAAGGTGAACCTTTTATTGAAGAAAATACCATTGCACATATTACCCGGCTGGTACTCTCTAAAACACCGGGCTCTGCAGTCGTCAATCTTTCTACAACGCGCGCGGTGGATGATATAGCTGCATCATTGGGAAGCAAAGTTCACCGCTCAGCTGTTGGAGAAGCAAATGTGGTGAAAAAGATGCAAGAAACCGGAGCAGTCATTGGCGGTGAAGGAAGCGGAGGGGTGATATATCCTGCTCTTCATTATGGCCGTGATGCACTGGTCGGAGTTGCATTAACGTTGCAGCATTTACTTGAATTCGGCGGCACTCTTTCAGAACTGAAGGCAAGTCTGCCTCAGTATTACATCGCAAAGAAAAAAATTGAAACCGGCTCAAAAGACCCGGGCAAGCTGCTTGCAATTCTGGAAAAACGATATGCTTCTGAAAAGATTAATACCGAAGACGGCCTGCGGATTGATTTCACCGATCATTGGGTGCACTTCAGAAAGTCTAACACGGAACCCATTATCCGTGTGATTACCGAAGCCGGTACTCAGCAAAAAGCTGAAGAATACATTGATAAATATTTTACAGAACTAAATTCTTTATAA
- a CDS encoding TonB-dependent receptor, with translation MPTIRQNFWVIFLLLAALVHAQTGGKVTGKITDKDTGEPIPFANVFVEGTSVGSASDLDGNYVILNLPPGLYSISASVVGYQKVTTKDVRVNVDFTTKLDFVLSTGAVDLPAIVVQGERNPLIRKDLTNPTASINAESIQELPVDQISDVIRLQAGVVTGNDGSLHVRGGRSNEIAFTLNGISLNDPYGNSNPVGIATNAVQEVSVSTGTFSAQYGNALSGVVNYVTKEGGEKYSLSLRSYMGDYITGRESLYPNIDDIDPLNRVRGEFTLGGPIPELKDAKFYLSSVVETFNGRLYGQRLYRPTDAFLSPDNFRSTDPRSGGSNDPYYFNPFLNNSNGLPTGDGAFVPMNTFTSYNIQGNLSYKFTPTIKLKYEVVFDQGESKGYSNSYKYNPDGIGTNYSSALVQSLDFTHTLNDKMFYTLKLSMGENESKYYLFEDLNNPGYLPTLYQRTVGNTFFLAGGTDNFRSFRTTQTTGIKGDLVLQAFENHELKAGFEARLHDLSVESYSVEIGKLTSTGGFGNLVNDDLLYDTTLTLIRRKPTSPSLYTNYNKKPVSFSAYMQDKMEFGSAFILNAGVRYEYFDPATSYNPEISRNLTDSLFGFITAYNEPAEIKHTLSPRISMSYPITDQAVIRLSYGHFYQIGSLSSLYSNSQYYVTNVGSIPTFGNPNVQPQKSVQYEIGLQQQLTEDFKFDVTAYYKDVTNYIFTQGVFTATGREYNVLTNLAYANSRGVTFSFLKRRSPGSMFSASLDYTISVSEGNRTEPADEIFFSELSGKQTETFLVPLSFDRTHVINGSISITDPDNWTLGAIATLETGTPYSVSLPSNLVQVRYNQNSDNQPMNLNVNMKFEKYFNLFNVPITVFLQVENLFDIENELVVYSSSGRALSNVEQIQNAVQFSDIRRRIERKDPGLFGMSQIDNYYSQRPERVGAPREVRFGFSLLFN, from the coding sequence ATGCCTACGATTCGACAAAACTTTTGGGTGATTTTTCTCCTCCTCGCGGCTCTTGTTCACGCGCAGACAGGCGGAAAAGTAACCGGAAAGATAACAGATAAAGACACCGGAGAACCTATTCCCTTTGCAAATGTGTTCGTGGAGGGCACATCTGTTGGTTCTGCCTCAGACCTTGACGGAAACTATGTCATTCTGAATCTTCCTCCCGGTTTATATTCTATAAGTGCATCAGTGGTGGGGTATCAGAAAGTTACCACAAAAGATGTACGGGTGAATGTTGATTTTACGACAAAGCTTGATTTTGTTCTCTCAACCGGGGCGGTTGATCTTCCCGCGATTGTGGTGCAGGGTGAACGTAACCCATTGATTCGTAAGGACTTAACTAACCCCACTGCCTCAATTAACGCAGAATCCATTCAGGAACTTCCCGTAGACCAGATTTCGGATGTCATAAGGCTTCAGGCAGGTGTGGTCACCGGTAATGACGGTTCTCTGCACGTACGTGGCGGCCGTTCTAATGAAATAGCCTTTACTCTGAACGGGATTTCTCTGAATGATCCCTACGGTAATTCAAATCCGGTCGGAATAGCTACAAACGCTGTCCAGGAAGTCTCCGTTTCAACCGGTACTTTCAGTGCGCAGTACGGCAATGCACTCAGCGGTGTGGTAAACTACGTCACCAAGGAGGGGGGAGAGAAGTATTCACTTAGTCTCCGTTCTTACATGGGTGACTACATCACCGGAAGAGAGTCCCTTTATCCAAATATTGATGATATTGATCCGTTAAACCGTGTAAGAGGGGAGTTTACCCTCGGCGGTCCTATTCCGGAACTGAAGGATGCAAAATTTTATCTTTCCAGCGTGGTTGAGACTTTTAACGGCCGGCTTTACGGTCAGCGTCTTTACAGACCAACTGATGCGTTTTTATCTCCTGATAACTTCAGATCAACCGACCCCCGCTCAGGCGGTTCAAACGATCCCTACTATTTTAATCCATTCCTGAATAACAGCAACGGACTGCCTACCGGCGACGGTGCTTTTGTTCCGATGAATACTTTTACTTCTTATAATATACAGGGAAATCTGAGTTATAAATTCACTCCGACCATTAAACTGAAATATGAAGTGGTTTTTGATCAGGGTGAGTCAAAAGGATACAGCAATTCTTACAAGTATAATCCTGACGGAATCGGTACCAATTACAGCAGTGCTCTGGTTCAGTCCCTGGATTTCACTCATACGCTGAATGATAAGATGTTCTACACCTTAAAGCTCTCGATGGGTGAAAATGAGAGCAAATATTACCTGTTTGAAGATCTGAATAATCCGGGTTACCTCCCGACACTCTATCAGCGTACCGTTGGTAACACATTTTTCCTTGCAGGCGGAACAGACAATTTCAGATCTTTCCGTACAACACAGACCACAGGTATCAAGGGTGATCTGGTACTGCAGGCCTTCGAAAATCATGAACTAAAAGCTGGTTTCGAAGCAAGACTGCATGACCTTTCAGTTGAATCATATTCAGTTGAAATCGGAAAACTGACCAGCACCGGCGGATTCGGAAATCTGGTTAATGATGACCTTCTCTATGATACAACTCTTACTCTTATCAGAAGAAAACCCACCTCGCCCTCTTTATACACCAACTATAATAAGAAACCGGTGAGTTTCTCTGCTTACATGCAGGATAAAATGGAGTTCGGATCTGCGTTTATTCTTAACGCAGGTGTGCGTTATGAATACTTTGATCCGGCAACTTCTTATAATCCGGAAATTTCAAGAAATCTTACTGATTCACTTTTTGGTTTTATCACCGCTTATAATGAGCCGGCTGAAATAAAACATACTCTCTCTCCGAGAATCAGCATGTCCTATCCTATTACTGATCAGGCAGTTATCCGTTTATCATACGGACATTTCTATCAGATCGGATCGCTTTCAAGTCTCTATTCCAACAGCCAGTATTATGTTACCAATGTGGGCAGCATTCCTACCTTTGGAAATCCGAATGTGCAGCCGCAGAAATCAGTGCAGTATGAAATTGGTCTGCAGCAGCAGCTTACTGAGGACTTCAAGTTTGATGTTACCGCCTATTATAAAGATGTAACAAATTATATATTCACTCAGGGAGTGTTCACCGCAACCGGAAGAGAATATAATGTTCTTACCAATCTTGCTTACGCCAACTCACGCGGTGTTACATTTTCATTCCTGAAAAGGAGATCACCCGGTTCCATGTTCTCGGCATCTCTTGATTATACTATCAGCGTTTCTGAGGGCAACAGAACCGAACCTGCTGATGAAATTTTCTTCAGCGAACTTTCCGGCAAGCAGACCGAAACCTTCCTGGTACCGCTCAGTTTTGACCGTACTCATGTAATCAACGGCAGTATATCTATTACTGATCCTGATAACTGGACACTTGGGGCGATTGCAACACTGGAAACGGGTACACCTTATTCAGTCAGTCTGCCTTCAAACCTGGTTCAGGTGCGTTACAATCAGAACAGCGATAATCAGCCGATGAATCTGAATGTTAACATGAAGTTTGAAAAATATTTCAATCTCTTTAATGTTCCGATTACTGTTTTTCTTCAGGTTGAAAATCTTTTTGATATTGAAAACGAACTGGTTGTTTACTCAAGTTCAGGCCGTGCTCTTTCAAATGTTGAGCAGATTCAGAACGCAGTGCAGTTCAGTGATATCCGCAGAAGAATTGAAAGAAAAGATCCGGGGCTGTTTGGTATGAGCCAGATTGATAATTATTATTCACAGAGACCGGAGAGAGTCGGCGCGCCAAGAGAGGTTCGTTTTGGATTCTCCCTGTTATTTAATTAA
- a CDS encoding CPBP family intramembrane metalloprotease has translation MDRKPVIVFLAVAVLQTVSWYYTSRSFFIRNLREHFIHSEADLLSLLEYLYWFIGDFFTNFVVPVLIIRFLFQEKAKDFGITTGDIKSGLGYTGVSLLIMLPLVWYASSRPEFLLVYPHLLPARDSWELFLWYETGMLLYMISWEFIWRGFMLFGLYPKFGYYAVLIQMIPFLILHNGKPALETFSAIAGGIALGAIALRTGSFIYGVIIHFAIMFAIDILAVLRYKTGDYGLTPASFVNLILELFKGLK, from the coding sequence TTGGACAGAAAACCCGTTATTGTTTTTCTCGCTGTCGCCGTTTTACAGACGGTATCCTGGTACTATACTTCCCGCAGTTTCTTCATAAGAAACCTTCGGGAGCATTTTATACACTCAGAGGCTGATTTACTATCACTTCTTGAGTATTTATACTGGTTCATCGGTGACTTTTTTACAAATTTCGTAGTTCCTGTCCTTATCATCAGGTTTCTTTTCCAGGAAAAAGCTAAAGACTTTGGAATTACGACAGGTGATATCAAAAGCGGATTAGGATATACCGGAGTTTCTCTCCTGATAATGCTTCCGCTGGTCTGGTATGCCTCTTCAAGGCCTGAGTTTCTTTTGGTCTATCCGCATCTTCTCCCGGCAAGGGATTCCTGGGAGTTGTTTTTGTGGTATGAAACAGGCATGCTCCTTTATATGATATCCTGGGAGTTTATCTGGCGGGGATTTATGCTTTTTGGGCTCTATCCCAAATTCGGGTATTACGCTGTTCTGATTCAGATGATTCCATTTCTGATTCTGCACAATGGCAAACCTGCTCTTGAGACGTTTTCTGCCATTGCGGGGGGAATTGCTCTGGGAGCAATAGCACTCAGGACCGGTTCTTTTATCTATGGGGTAATTATTCATTTTGCCATCATGTTCGCGATAGATATTTTGGCGGTTTTAAGGTATAAAACGGGGGATTATGGATTAACCCCTGCATCTTTTGTAAATTTGATTCTTGAGTTATTTAAAGGTTTGAAATGA
- a CDS encoding EamA family transporter, translating into MWLVYALLNPVVDASRNVFSKRASRTIDPLLVTWFNNLIPAIVFSPVIFFIEINFNRDFVTAIIISGLSNIATATLYHRAISKGDISEVVPMLSFTPLFLLLSSPFLVNEIPDAAGLTGILLITAGSYILNLKDYKKNFLAPFRSLYNNKGTRYMLIVAVIWSISANFDKRGIQSSSVWQYVFFINLFVVTGTTLILLIKRKLQFSEINKERYNLFMVGILTALGFFFHMHALSLALVAYVIALKRTAGLISVFLGHFFLDEPHLRKRFAGAFIMFIGVVILVLF; encoded by the coding sequence GTGTGGTTAGTTTATGCTCTACTGAATCCGGTTGTGGATGCCTCAAGGAATGTATTCAGCAAGCGTGCATCCAGAACTATTGATCCTCTGCTTGTTACCTGGTTCAACAATCTTATTCCTGCTATTGTTTTTTCACCCGTAATTTTCTTTATTGAGATAAATTTTAACCGTGATTTTGTAACTGCTATTATCATTTCCGGTCTGAGCAATATCGCCACAGCGACGCTCTATCACAGGGCTATTTCAAAGGGAGATATCTCGGAAGTAGTACCGATGCTGAGTTTTACTCCACTTTTTTTACTGCTCAGCTCACCATTTCTTGTAAATGAAATACCTGATGCTGCAGGGCTGACCGGAATTCTCCTGATTACTGCCGGATCGTATATCCTGAATCTGAAGGATTACAAAAAGAATTTCCTTGCTCCTTTCCGGTCACTTTATAACAATAAGGGTACGCGATATATGCTTATTGTGGCTGTAATATGGAGCATCTCAGCTAATTTTGATAAGAGAGGTATTCAGTCTTCCTCAGTCTGGCAGTATGTGTTTTTTATCAATTTATTTGTTGTAACTGGTACAACCTTAATCCTTCTTATTAAGCGGAAATTACAATTTTCAGAAATCAATAAAGAGAGATACAATCTTTTTATGGTAGGTATTCTTACGGCTTTGGGATTTTTTTTCCATATGCATGCACTATCACTGGCCCTGGTTGCATATGTCATCGCGTTAAAAAGAACTGCCGGTTTGATTTCAGTTTTTCTCGGACATTTTTTTCTTGATGAACCTCATTTAAGAAAGCGGTTTGCCGGCGCCTTTATCATGTTTATCGGAGTTGTGATACTTGTTTTATTCTGA
- a CDS encoding pyridoxine 5'-phosphate synthase — translation MRFCINVDHVATLRNARNEREPDPVTYALMAELAGVDGIVVHLREDRRHINERDLAILKRTIKTKLDLEMAATEEIIRIACEIKPQLATIVPEKRLELTTEGGISVVDNIQLLSDAIKELHKYEIPVSLFIEPDINQIDASAELEADFIEIHTGNFANAKKEEEQFDELDKIRVGAKHAKKLGLGVNAGHGLDYNNIRIFRELKDIDEVSIGHAVIARSMYVGVKQAVEEMTGLIKGLR, via the coding sequence ATGAGATTTTGTATAAATGTTGATCATGTAGCCACCTTACGAAATGCCAGAAATGAGCGTGAGCCGGACCCGGTTACCTACGCGCTGATGGCCGAACTGGCAGGTGTTGACGGAATTGTAGTACACCTTCGGGAAGACCGCCGGCATATCAATGAACGGGATCTGGCTATTTTGAAAAGAACAATCAAAACAAAACTTGATCTGGAAATGGCAGCTACGGAGGAAATTATCCGGATTGCCTGTGAAATTAAACCGCAGCTTGCAACCATCGTCCCGGAAAAACGGCTGGAGTTAACAACAGAAGGGGGTATTTCTGTGGTTGATAATATCCAGCTGCTGAGTGATGCTATAAAAGAGCTTCACAAATATGAAATACCAGTATCGCTTTTTATTGAACCGGATATTAATCAGATAGACGCTAGCGCTGAGCTCGAGGCGGATTTTATCGAGATTCATACCGGAAACTTTGCGAACGCAAAAAAGGAAGAGGAGCAGTTTGACGAACTGGATAAAATACGGGTCGGGGCTAAGCATGCAAAAAAACTTGGTCTTGGCGTTAATGCCGGGCATGGTTTAGACTATAATAATATCAGAATTTTCCGGGAGCTGAAGGATATTGATGAGGTAAGTATTGGACATGCGGTTATTGCCCGCAGTATGTATGTTGGTGTTAAGCAGGCAGTTGAAGAAATGACCGGACTTATTAAAGGTCTGCGCTGA
- a CDS encoding PorV/PorQ family protein, which yields MKKYIVNVLVLLALLSSAAEAQLLRSTAKVGTTAANFLKIGAGARALSMGGAYAGVSDDIYSAYWNPAGIVNMPGSGGVTFNHADWLADISYDYAAAALHLGDLGSMFFTLTSLGVPEEQVRTVAYPEGDGRYWDASMMSLGIGYARKLTDKFSIGFHFKYIHESIWNTKSSGVAVDIGTYYVTPFNDMIIGASISNFGTKMQLDGRDILFNYDPDGDPSTGPGNVLSKTDMGTFDLPLTFRLGLAMVVYRDRYFKVTAALDATHPNDNTEYLNSGLEVGYDNMFFVRGGYKSIFLRDSEQELTFGGGVRYPVSDQLSLELNYGFADYGRLKNVQYLDLSLQF from the coding sequence ATGAAAAAGTATATTGTAAATGTTTTAGTATTACTCGCGCTTTTAAGTTCTGCTGCAGAAGCACAACTGCTCAGAAGTACGGCTAAAGTAGGAACCACAGCCGCTAACTTTCTTAAGATAGGTGCCGGTGCAAGAGCGCTTTCCATGGGAGGCGCTTATGCAGGAGTAAGTGATGATATATATTCTGCTTACTGGAATCCTGCCGGTATTGTTAATATGCCGGGAAGCGGCGGAGTTACCTTTAATCATGCAGACTGGCTTGCTGATATCAGTTATGATTATGCCGCGGCTGCACTGCATCTTGGTGACCTTGGTTCCATGTTCTTCACCTTAACATCACTTGGAGTTCCTGAGGAGCAGGTAAGAACTGTGGCTTATCCGGAAGGAGACGGCCGTTACTGGGATGCTTCCATGATGTCACTTGGCATAGGATATGCCCGCAAACTTACTGACAAGTTCTCAATCGGATTCCACTTTAAGTATATTCATGAATCAATCTGGAATACCAAATCATCCGGTGTTGCGGTGGATATAGGTACTTATTATGTTACTCCGTTTAATGATATGATCATTGGCGCCAGTATTTCAAATTTTGGCACAAAGATGCAGCTTGACGGACGTGATATTCTGTTTAATTACGATCCGGATGGTGATCCTTCAACCGGACCGGGTAATGTTCTCTCAAAGACAGATATGGGTACATTTGATCTGCCGCTGACTTTCAGACTCGGACTGGCTATGGTTGTATACCGTGACAGATATTTCAAGGTTACTGCCGCGCTGGATGCAACCCATCCAAACGATAATACTGAATATCTTAATTCCGGTCTTGAAGTTGGATATGATAACATGTTTTTCGTCAGAGGAGGTTACAAATCAATTTTCCTCAGGGATTCCGAACAGGAACTCACCTTTGGCGGAGGTGTCAGATATCCGGTAAGTGATCAGCTTTCACTTGAGCTGAATTACGGTTTCGCTGATTACGGACGTCTGAAAAATGTGCAGTATTTAGATCTCAGTCTCCAGTTCTGA